In Grus americana isolate bGruAme1 chromosome 27 unlocalized genomic scaffold, bGruAme1.mat SUPER_27_unloc_1, whole genome shotgun sequence, one genomic interval encodes:
- the LOC129200042 gene encoding olfactory receptor 1013-like: protein MAEGERDNGTASMDFVLLGIRDVPTLQYLLFLLLLMIYSVTMIGNILIVVLVVADRHLHTPMYFFLGNLSSLETCYSSTILPRLLASFLSGDSSISAHGCMAQFYFFASLATTECYLLAAMSYDRYLAICQPLLYASLMTWKVSLHLAAASWLGGSLLLVVVTVFLSQLQFCGPKAIDHFFCEFTPLLELACSNTKVFTLIGFVFAFLDLVFPFLFTLASYMCIIAAILRIPSSTGRQKAFSTCSSHLSVVTVYYGTLFVVYMLPRTGPLRQLNKVFSFFYTILTPLVNPLIYSLRNSEVKEAIRKVLRKALACTQSSCSLGDAGKRCF from the coding sequence ATGGCCGAAGGGGAAAGGGACAATGGGACAGCATCCATGGATTTTGTGCTGCTGGGAATACGTGATGTCCCCACGCTCCAGTacctgctctttctcctcttgcttaTGATCTACTCAGTCACCATGATTGGGAACATCCTCATTGttgtgctggtggtggcagacCGGCATCtgcacacccccatgtacttcttcctgggCAATCTGTCCTCCTTGGAGACCTGCTACAGCTCCACCATCCTGCCACGGTTGCTGGCCAGCTTCTTGTCTGGGgacagcagcatctctgctcacGGCTGCATGGCTCAGTTCTACTTCTTTGCTTCCCTTGCAACTACTGAGTGTTACCTTCTGGCGGCCATGTCCTACGATCGGTACTTGGCCATATGCCAGCCTCTGCTCTATGCCAGCCTCATGACCTGGAAGGTCTCTTTACACCTGGCAGCTGCATCTTGGctagggggttcactgctgctggtggtagTCACAGTGTTCTTATCCCAGTTGCAGTTCTGTGGCCCCAAGGCAATTGACCACTTCTTCTGTGAGTTTACTCCATTGCTGGAGCTTGCCTGCAGTAACACCAAGGTGTTCACGCTCATTGGGTTTGTCTTTGCCTTTCTGGACCTggtatttcctttcctgttcacGCTGGCCTCCTACATGTGCATCATAGCTGCCATCCTGAGGATCCCGTCCAGCACGGGCAGACAGAAGGCCTTCTCTACCTGCTCCTCTCACCTCTCCGTTGTCACTGTTTACTATGGCACCCTCTTTGTTGTCTACATGCTACCTAGAACAGGCCCGCTGAGGCAGCTCAACAAAGTGTTCTCCTTTTTCTACACCATCCTGACGCCCCTGGTCAATCCCCTCATCTACAGCCTGCGGAACAGCGAGGTCAAGGAGGCCATCAGGAAAGTGCTCAGGAAAGCCCTGGCCTGCACCCAGAGCTCATGCTCCCTGGGTGACGCAGGCAAAAGATGCTTCTAG